A single region of the Kocuria rosea genome encodes:
- the ilvD gene encoding dihydroxy-acid dehydratase: MPHLRSRTSTHGRNMAGARALWRATGMGDDDFGKPIVAIANSYTQFVPGHVHLKDMGDLVASAIREAGGVAKEFNTIAVDDGIAMGHDGMLYSLPSRDIIADSVEYMVNAHRADALVCISNCDKITPGMLLAALRLNIPVVFVSGGPMESGEAVEGVVEHRLDLVDAMSMAVDESVTDEQLGQIERNACPTCGSCSGMFTANSMNCLTEALGLSLPGNGTTLATQVARKELFLEAGRRVVDLCCRYYEQDDESVLPRNIATKAAFENAMALDIAMGGSTNTILHILAAAQEGEVDFTLPDIDALSRRVPCLCKVAPNSTRFHIEHVHRAGGIPALLGELRRAGLLNEDVHSVHAPDLATWLDEWDVRSGRSSERARALFHAAPGGVRTTQAFSTANTFESLDLDGEDGCIRSVEHAYTRDGGLAILYGNIAEDGAVIKTAGIDEELFHFVGRAFVVESQDEAVFEILSKNVEPGDIVVITHEGPKGGPGMQEMLYPTSYLKGLGLGRECALITDGRFSGGTSGLSIGHISPEAAAGGAVGLIETGDEIEIDVARRVLRVNVDDATLAARRQARGPAPWYPTKPRERQVSKALRAYASMVTSADKGAVRVI; encoded by the coding sequence ATGCCCCACCTCCGCTCCCGCACCTCGACCCACGGCCGCAACATGGCCGGCGCCCGCGCCCTGTGGCGTGCCACCGGCATGGGCGACGACGACTTCGGGAAGCCGATCGTCGCGATCGCGAACTCCTACACGCAGTTCGTGCCGGGCCACGTGCACCTCAAGGACATGGGCGACCTCGTGGCCTCCGCGATCCGGGAGGCGGGGGGCGTGGCCAAGGAGTTCAACACCATCGCGGTCGACGACGGCATCGCGATGGGCCACGACGGGATGCTCTACTCCCTGCCCTCCCGCGACATCATCGCGGACTCCGTGGAGTACATGGTCAACGCCCACCGGGCCGACGCCCTGGTCTGCATCTCCAACTGCGACAAGATCACGCCGGGCATGCTGCTGGCCGCGCTGCGGCTGAACATCCCGGTGGTCTTCGTCTCCGGCGGGCCCATGGAGTCCGGCGAGGCCGTCGAGGGCGTCGTGGAGCACCGCCTGGACCTCGTGGACGCGATGTCCATGGCCGTCGACGAGTCCGTCACCGACGAGCAGCTGGGCCAGATCGAGCGCAACGCCTGCCCCACCTGCGGGTCCTGCTCGGGCATGTTCACCGCCAACTCCATGAACTGCCTCACCGAGGCCCTCGGCCTGTCCCTGCCCGGCAACGGCACCACGCTGGCCACCCAGGTGGCCCGCAAGGAGCTCTTCCTCGAGGCCGGCCGCCGGGTGGTGGACCTGTGCTGCCGGTACTACGAGCAGGACGACGAGTCCGTGCTCCCGCGCAACATCGCCACCAAGGCCGCGTTCGAGAACGCCATGGCCCTGGACATCGCCATGGGCGGGTCCACCAACACGATCCTGCACATCCTCGCCGCGGCCCAGGAGGGCGAGGTCGACTTCACCCTCCCGGACATCGACGCCCTGTCCCGCCGGGTGCCCTGCCTGTGCAAGGTCGCGCCGAACTCCACCCGGTTCCACATCGAGCACGTGCACCGCGCCGGCGGGATCCCCGCGCTCCTCGGCGAGCTGCGCCGCGCGGGCCTGCTCAACGAGGACGTGCACTCGGTGCACGCCCCGGACCTGGCCACCTGGCTGGACGAGTGGGACGTCCGCAGCGGCCGGTCCTCGGAGCGCGCCCGGGCGCTCTTCCACGCCGCGCCCGGCGGCGTGCGCACCACGCAGGCGTTCTCCACGGCCAACACGTTCGAGTCCCTCGACCTCGACGGCGAGGACGGCTGCATCCGCTCGGTGGAGCACGCCTACACGCGGGACGGCGGCCTGGCGATCCTCTACGGCAACATCGCCGAGGACGGGGCGGTCATCAAGACCGCCGGCATCGACGAGGAGCTGTTCCACTTCGTGGGGAGGGCCTTCGTGGTCGAGTCCCAGGACGAGGCCGTCTTCGAGATCCTGTCCAAGAACGTGGAGCCCGGCGACATCGTGGTCATCACCCACGAGGGCCCCAAGGGCGGTCCGGGCATGCAGGAGATGCTCTACCCGACCTCCTACCTCAAGGGCCTCGGCCTCGGCCGGGAGTGCGCGCTCATCACCGACGGCCGCTTCTCCGGCGGCACCTCCGGCCTCTCGATCGGGCACATCTCCCCGGAGGCCGCCGCCGGCGGCGCCGTGGGCCTCATCGAGACCGGCGACGAGATCGAGATCGACGTCGCCCGGCGCGTGCTGCGCGTGAACGTGGACGACGCGACGCTGGCCGCCCGGCGGCAGGCCAGGGGGCCGGCCCCGTGGTACCCCACGAAGCCGCGCGAGCGCCAGGTCTCCAAGGCCCTGCGCGCCTACGCCTCGATGGTCACCTCCGCGGACAAGGGCGCCGTGCGCGTGATCTGA
- a CDS encoding alanine/glycine:cation symporter family protein → MELVTDLVGTLGGWVWNVVFAILIGVGLYLTVRTGVVQLRLVPEMFRVLNDKPGLAEDGQKGISAFRAFTVSAASRVGTGNIAGVAIAISLGGPGAVFWMWVIAGIGAASAFTESLLGQLYKVKAPTGYVGGPAYYMERGLGARWMGLLFAVVITFTYGFVFNSVQSNSIVDALGGSLGVDIAAAEALWFRILVGAVLVGLTAAIIFGGIRRISAVSEIVVPIMAVLYLLLGLLVVFLNLGEVPAVLGQILEGAFGIREFVTGGLIGVIIQGMKRGLFSNEAGMGSAPNAGATASVSHPAKQGFLQALGVYFDTWLICSITAFIVLLSNPEFGGREGASLTQSALALQLGNWAVHFLTVAIFLFAFTSVIGNYYYGESNVRFLTGSPAAMTAYRVLVLVFVFGGAVLALDLVWSLADLFMAVMATINLVALVLLAGVAVRVLRNYEAQRKQGLEPIFHSGDVPGLSGLGAWDGTDVVTTRGYWDELAQKPTRTR, encoded by the coding sequence ATGGAACTCGTCACCGATCTCGTGGGCACCCTCGGCGGCTGGGTGTGGAACGTGGTCTTCGCCATCCTCATCGGGGTGGGGCTCTACCTGACCGTCCGCACCGGCGTCGTGCAGCTGCGGCTGGTCCCGGAGATGTTCCGGGTGCTCAACGACAAGCCCGGTCTGGCCGAGGACGGCCAGAAGGGCATCTCCGCGTTCCGGGCCTTCACCGTCTCCGCCGCGTCCCGGGTGGGCACCGGCAACATCGCCGGCGTCGCGATCGCCATCAGCCTGGGCGGGCCGGGCGCCGTGTTCTGGATGTGGGTGATCGCCGGCATCGGCGCGGCCAGCGCGTTCACGGAGTCCCTGCTGGGCCAGCTCTACAAGGTCAAGGCGCCCACCGGCTACGTGGGCGGGCCCGCCTACTACATGGAGCGCGGCCTCGGCGCCCGCTGGATGGGGCTGCTCTTCGCGGTCGTCATCACCTTTACCTACGGGTTCGTGTTCAACTCCGTGCAGTCCAACTCGATCGTGGACGCGCTCGGCGGCTCCCTGGGCGTGGACATCGCGGCGGCGGAGGCCCTGTGGTTCCGGATCCTGGTCGGCGCCGTGCTCGTGGGGCTGACCGCTGCGATCATCTTCGGCGGCATCCGCCGGATCTCCGCGGTCTCCGAGATCGTCGTCCCGATCATGGCGGTGCTCTACCTCCTGCTGGGCCTGCTCGTGGTCTTCCTGAACCTCGGCGAGGTCCCCGCCGTGCTCGGCCAGATCCTCGAGGGGGCCTTCGGCATCCGCGAGTTCGTCACCGGCGGGCTGATCGGCGTCATCATCCAGGGCATGAAGCGCGGCCTGTTCTCCAACGAGGCCGGCATGGGGTCGGCCCCCAACGCCGGCGCCACCGCGTCCGTGTCCCACCCGGCGAAGCAGGGCTTCCTGCAGGCGCTCGGCGTGTACTTCGACACCTGGCTGATCTGCTCGATCACCGCGTTCATCGTGCTCCTCTCCAACCCCGAGTTCGGCGGCCGGGAGGGCGCGTCCCTGACCCAGTCCGCGCTGGCCCTGCAGCTGGGCAACTGGGCGGTGCACTTCCTGACCGTGGCGATCTTCCTGTTCGCGTTCACCTCCGTGATCGGCAACTACTACTACGGCGAGTCCAACGTCCGCTTCCTCACGGGCTCGCCCGCGGCGATGACCGCCTACCGCGTGCTGGTGCTGGTGTTCGTCTTCGGCGGCGCCGTGCTGGCCCTGGACCTCGTCTGGTCCCTGGCCGACCTGTTCATGGCGGTCATGGCCACCATAAACCTGGTGGCCCTGGTGCTGCTCGCCGGCGTGGCCGTCCGGGTGCTCCGGAACTACGAGGCCCAGCGCAAGCAGGGGCTCGAGCCGATCTTCCACAGCGGCGACGTCCCGGGCCTGTCCGGGCTCGGCGCGTGGGACGGCACCGACGTGGTGACCACCCGCGGCTACTGGGACGAGCTGGCGCAGAAGCCCACGAGGACCCGCTGA
- a CDS encoding OsmC family protein: MESRTDIDASALRQLQAPLKERYREHPEEARTPLHARGDFRDTGLTTTVDSWAGPVRAGLHAATGGDGSDACSGDMLLDALAACAGVTLRSVATAMGVPIRSAELRAEGMFDARGTLGLDRSVAVGVQDVVLTVRLDTDADDATLQRLAKSTERYCVVSQSLNTDVAFVVERV, from the coding sequence ATGGAATCTCGTACGGACATCGACGCCTCGGCCCTGCGGCAGCTGCAGGCCCCCCTCAAGGAACGCTACCGGGAGCACCCCGAGGAGGCCCGCACACCCCTGCACGCCCGCGGCGACTTCCGCGACACCGGGCTCACGACCACCGTCGACTCGTGGGCCGGGCCGGTGCGGGCCGGCCTGCACGCCGCCACCGGCGGTGACGGCAGCGACGCCTGCTCCGGGGACATGCTCCTCGACGCGCTCGCGGCCTGCGCGGGCGTGACCCTGCGCAGCGTGGCGACGGCCATGGGCGTGCCGATCCGGTCGGCCGAGCTCCGCGCGGAGGGCATGTTCGACGCCCGCGGGACGCTGGGCCTGGACCGGTCCGTGGCCGTGGGGGTCCAGGACGTCGTCCTCACTGTCCGCCTCGACACCGACGCCGACGACGCCACCCTCCAGCGGCTGGCCAAGTCGACCGAGCGGTACTGCGTGGTCAGCCAGAGCCTGAACACGGACGTGGCGTTCGTCGTCGAGCGCGTGTAG
- a CDS encoding CoA-binding protein, giving the protein MTAETRTWTGPSAPERLSILHGTESIAVVGASDKPSRASYFVSTYLLSSSPYRVYFVNPALREIMGRPVYPSLADLPETPDVVDAFRRHDDLPGVAHEAVAVGARTLWLQLGSWHEEAARIAEEGGLSVVMDRCLKIEHARFHGGLHLAGFNTGVISSKRQVLS; this is encoded by the coding sequence ATGACCGCCGAGACCCGCACGTGGACTGGGCCGAGCGCGCCCGAGCGGCTGAGCATCCTGCACGGCACCGAGTCGATCGCCGTCGTGGGCGCGTCCGACAAACCGTCCCGCGCCTCCTACTTCGTCTCGACCTACCTGCTGTCCTCCTCGCCGTACCGGGTGTACTTCGTCAACCCGGCGCTGCGGGAGATCATGGGCCGGCCCGTCTACCCGTCCCTCGCGGACCTGCCGGAGACGCCCGACGTCGTCGACGCGTTCCGGCGCCACGACGACCTCCCCGGCGTGGCCCACGAGGCCGTGGCCGTCGGGGCGAGGACCCTGTGGCTGCAGCTGGGGTCCTGGCACGAGGAGGCCGCCCGGATCGCCGAGGAGGGCGGGCTCTCCGTGGTCATGGACCGCTGCCTGAAGATCGAGCACGCCCGCTTCCACGGCGGGCTCCACCTGGCCGGCTTCAACACCGGGGTCATCTCGTCGAAGCGCCAGGTCCTGTCCTGA
- a CDS encoding O-acetylhomoserine aminocarboxypropyltransferase/cysteine synthase family protein, with translation MADHQFGFRTRALHAGGTPDAEHGARAVPIYQTTSFVFKDADDAANLFALQKYGNIYSRIGNPTVAAFEERVASLEGGIGAVATASGMSAEFLVFAALAQAGDHIVASAQLYGGTVTQLDVTLRRFGIETTFVPGTDPADYRAAVRPGTKAVYTEVVANPSGDVADLEGLAAVAHEAGVPLVVDSTMTPPYLVRPIEHGADIVIHSATKFLGGHGTTLGGVVVESGRFDWANGNFPSMTEPVPTYNDVTWWGNFGEYGFLTRLRTEQLRDIGPALAPQSAWNLIQGVETLPQRMDAHLANARAVARWLEEDPRVSYVNWAGLPSHPHHERARRYLPLGPGSVFAFGVSPTERLGGREVGARFIENLQLASHLANIGDARTLVLHPASTTHQQLSAEQLVGAGVREDLIRLSVGLEDVEDILWDLDQALTAATGLPRETPGRAAGAPAGATADDTAAADADVTTEGALR, from the coding sequence ATGGCCGACCACCAGTTCGGGTTCCGCACCCGCGCCCTGCACGCCGGGGGCACCCCCGACGCCGAGCACGGCGCCCGTGCGGTCCCGATCTACCAGACCACCTCGTTCGTCTTCAAGGACGCCGACGACGCCGCCAACCTGTTCGCCCTGCAGAAGTACGGCAACATCTACTCCCGCATCGGCAACCCGACCGTCGCGGCGTTCGAGGAGCGCGTCGCGTCCCTCGAGGGCGGCATCGGCGCCGTGGCCACCGCCTCCGGCATGTCCGCCGAGTTCCTCGTGTTCGCCGCGCTCGCCCAGGCCGGGGACCACATCGTGGCCTCCGCCCAGCTCTACGGGGGCACGGTCACCCAGCTGGACGTCACCCTGCGCCGCTTCGGGATCGAGACCACGTTCGTCCCCGGCACCGACCCCGCCGACTACCGGGCGGCGGTGCGCCCGGGCACCAAGGCCGTCTACACGGAGGTCGTTGCCAACCCCTCCGGCGACGTCGCGGACCTGGAGGGCCTGGCGGCGGTCGCGCACGAGGCCGGCGTGCCGCTGGTCGTCGACTCGACCATGACCCCGCCGTACCTGGTCCGTCCGATCGAGCACGGGGCGGACATCGTCATCCACTCGGCCACCAAGTTCCTGGGCGGGCACGGCACCACGCTGGGCGGCGTCGTCGTCGAGTCCGGCCGCTTCGACTGGGCGAACGGCAACTTCCCGTCCATGACGGAGCCGGTGCCCACGTACAACGACGTCACCTGGTGGGGGAACTTCGGGGAGTACGGATTCCTGACCCGGCTGCGCACCGAGCAGCTGCGGGACATCGGCCCCGCCCTGGCGCCCCAGTCCGCCTGGAACCTGATCCAGGGCGTGGAGACGCTGCCGCAGCGCATGGACGCGCACCTGGCCAACGCGCGGGCCGTCGCGCGGTGGCTGGAGGAGGACCCCCGGGTCTCCTACGTCAACTGGGCCGGGCTGCCGAGCCACCCCCATCACGAGCGGGCCCGGCGGTACCTGCCCCTCGGCCCGGGCTCCGTGTTCGCGTTCGGGGTCTCCCCCACGGAGCGGCTCGGAGGGCGGGAGGTCGGGGCGCGCTTCATCGAGAACCTGCAGCTGGCCAGCCACCTCGCCAACATCGGGGACGCCCGCACCCTCGTCCTGCACCCCGCCTCCACCACGCACCAACAGCTGAGCGCCGAGCAGCTGGTCGGCGCGGGGGTGCGGGAGGACCTCATCCGCCTGTCGGTGGGCCTCGAGGACGTCGAGGACATCCTCTGGGACCTCGACCAGGCCCTCACGGCGGCCACCGGCCTGCCCCGGGAGACCCCCGGCCGCGCGGCCGGCGCCCCGGCCGGCGCCACCGCCGACGACACCGCTGCTGCCGACGCCGACGTCACGACCGAAGGAGCGCTCCGATGA
- a CDS encoding tartrate dehydrogenase: MTRTRHYTIDVIAGDGIGQEVMPSALRCVDALAQAHGFTVDWRERGWGSDHYRAHSRMMPVDGIEQLASGDGVLLGAVGAPDIPDDVTLWGLLIPIRREFHQYVNLRPIRILPGVTSPLRGLDELDLVVVRENIEGEYSEVGGRLYRGRPEEMAVQESVFTRAGVTRIARYAAELAQRRTGRLVSATKSNGIIHTMPFWDEVVEATVAEYPGVTVEKVLIDALAARMVLKPRSVDVIVASNLFGDILSDLAAGAAGSIGVAPSANLNPEKTHPSMFEPVHGSAPDIAGQGIANPVGTMWAAAMMLDHLGETGAARHLESSFEQTMAGGTLTGDLGGTASTEQFTQAVLARCTDAP, from the coding sequence GTGACGAGGACACGGCACTACACCATCGACGTGATCGCCGGTGACGGCATCGGCCAGGAGGTCATGCCGTCCGCGCTGCGCTGCGTCGACGCGCTGGCGCAGGCGCACGGCTTCACCGTCGACTGGCGCGAGCGGGGGTGGGGCTCCGACCACTACCGGGCCCACTCCCGGATGATGCCCGTCGACGGCATCGAGCAGCTCGCCTCCGGCGACGGCGTCCTGCTCGGGGCGGTGGGCGCCCCGGACATCCCCGACGACGTCACCCTGTGGGGCCTGCTGATCCCCATCCGCCGCGAGTTCCACCAGTACGTCAACCTCCGGCCGATCCGGATCCTCCCGGGCGTGACCTCGCCCCTGCGCGGGCTCGACGAGCTGGACCTCGTCGTCGTCCGCGAGAACATCGAGGGCGAGTACTCCGAGGTCGGCGGCCGGCTCTACCGCGGCCGGCCCGAGGAGATGGCCGTCCAGGAGTCCGTGTTCACCCGCGCCGGCGTCACCCGGATCGCCCGCTACGCCGCCGAGCTGGCCCAGCGCCGCACGGGCCGGCTGGTCTCGGCCACGAAGTCCAACGGCATCATCCACACCATGCCGTTCTGGGACGAGGTCGTGGAGGCCACGGTCGCCGAGTACCCGGGCGTGACGGTCGAGAAGGTCCTCATCGACGCGCTGGCCGCCCGGATGGTCCTCAAGCCGCGGAGCGTCGACGTGATCGTCGCCTCCAACCTCTTCGGCGACATCCTCTCCGACCTCGCCGCCGGGGCCGCCGGCTCGATCGGTGTCGCCCCCAGCGCGAACCTGAACCCGGAGAAGACCCACCCGTCCATGTTCGAGCCGGTGCACGGCTCCGCCCCCGACATCGCCGGACAGGGCATCGCCAACCCCGTGGGCACGATGTGGGCGGCCGCCATGATGCTGGACCACCTCGGGGAGACCGGGGCGGCCCGGCACCTGGAGTCCTCCTTCGAGCAGACCATGGCCGGCGGCACCCTGACCGGGGACCTCGGCGGGACGGCGAGCACGGAGCAGTTCACGCAGGCCGTGCTGGCCCGGTGCACCGACGCCCCCTGA
- a CDS encoding SLC13 family permease: protein MSERPGKIVPEQGEFDYEPDDREPARPAAKTWLFRGLGLLLAFLVWFLLGGADVSADARVVGAVATLMAVWWMTEAVPLSITSLLPIVLFPVLTALTVAETTAPYANPIVFLFLGGFLIAIAMQKWNLHRRIALLTLRRVGTHPRQIILGLMISTAFLSMWVSNTATTLMMLPIGLSVLTLVVENSRNAGTRAETEAMGEDIRGGKAISDVIDDRDVRLFGVALVLAIAWAATIGGLGTLLGSPPNAIVAGYISDELDRTVGFAQWMMLGVPIVVVFIGLAWLLITRVIFRFNLAEVPGGKELINEEIAALGPMSKGEKTVLAVFVIAAFFWIVPGLLSGIGTIGEQLPWLDLFDDTVVAIGAGVLLFLLPGDKQGNMTLEWKDAEEGLPWGVLLLFGGGLSLAAAVAGTGLDAWFGAQVSGLGALPIVLLLAAVVTIVLLLTEITSNTATAATFIPILGGVAVGIGVDPMTLLIPAALAATCAFMLPVGTPPNAIVFATGQVKIAEMVRGGIVLNIVGVILITIFTVLIGPFALGLVI from the coding sequence ATGAGCGAGCGCCCCGGAAAGATCGTCCCCGAGCAGGGCGAGTTCGACTACGAGCCCGACGACCGCGAACCTGCCCGCCCGGCGGCGAAGACCTGGCTCTTCCGCGGCCTCGGCCTGCTGCTGGCCTTCCTGGTCTGGTTCCTGCTCGGCGGCGCGGACGTCTCGGCCGACGCCCGGGTGGTGGGTGCGGTCGCCACGCTGATGGCGGTCTGGTGGATGACCGAGGCGGTGCCGCTGTCCATCACCTCGCTGCTGCCCATCGTGCTCTTCCCGGTGCTCACGGCGCTCACCGTGGCCGAGACGACCGCACCCTACGCCAACCCGATCGTGTTCCTGTTCCTCGGCGGCTTCCTGATCGCGATCGCGATGCAGAAGTGGAACCTGCACCGCCGGATCGCGCTGCTGACCCTGCGCCGGGTGGGCACCCACCCGCGGCAGATCATCCTCGGCCTGATGATCTCCACAGCCTTCCTCTCCATGTGGGTCTCCAACACCGCGACCACGCTGATGATGCTGCCGATCGGGCTGTCCGTGCTGACCCTGGTGGTCGAGAACAGCCGCAACGCCGGCACCCGGGCCGAGACCGAGGCCATGGGCGAGGACATCCGCGGCGGCAAGGCCATCAGCGACGTCATCGACGATCGCGACGTGCGCCTGTTCGGCGTGGCCCTGGTCCTGGCGATCGCCTGGGCCGCCACCATCGGCGGCCTCGGCACCCTGCTGGGATCCCCGCCCAACGCCATCGTGGCCGGCTACATCAGCGACGAGCTGGACCGGACCGTGGGCTTCGCGCAGTGGATGATGCTCGGCGTGCCGATCGTGGTGGTCTTCATCGGCCTCGCCTGGCTGCTCATCACCCGCGTCATCTTCCGCTTCAACCTGGCGGAGGTGCCCGGCGGCAAGGAGCTGATCAACGAGGAGATCGCCGCCCTGGGGCCCATGAGCAAGGGCGAGAAGACCGTGCTGGCCGTGTTCGTCATCGCCGCGTTCTTCTGGATCGTCCCGGGGCTGCTGTCCGGCATCGGCACCATCGGCGAGCAGCTGCCCTGGCTGGACCTCTTCGACGACACGGTGGTCGCCATCGGCGCCGGCGTGCTGCTCTTCCTGCTCCCCGGCGACAAGCAGGGCAACATGACCCTGGAGTGGAAGGACGCCGAGGAGGGCCTCCCGTGGGGCGTGCTCCTGCTCTTCGGCGGCGGCCTGTCGCTCGCCGCGGCCGTGGCCGGCACGGGCCTGGACGCCTGGTTCGGCGCGCAGGTCTCCGGGCTCGGCGCGCTGCCGATCGTCCTGCTGCTCGCGGCGGTGGTCACGATCGTCCTGCTCCTGACCGAGATCACGTCCAACACCGCCACGGCGGCCACGTTCATCCCGATCCTGGGCGGCGTCGCCGTCGGCATCGGGGTGGACCCCATGACGCTGCTCATCCCGGCGGCGCTGGCGGCCACGTGCGCGTTCATGCTCCCCGTGGGCACCCCGCCCAACGCCATCGTCTTCGCCACCGGCCAGGTCAAGATCGCCGAGATGGTGCGCGGCGGCATCGTCCTCAACATCGTGGGCGTCATCCTGATCACGATCTTCACCGTGCTCATCGGGCCCTTCGCCCTGGGCCTGGTGATCTAG
- a CDS encoding 2Fe-2S iron-sulfur cluster-binding protein has protein sequence MSTFSLTVDVWRQPSPEEPGDFTAYDVPDASPDMTVLELLDRINAQLEAAGEDPVVFDDGCREGVCGKCGVTVDGVAHGPERNAASCMQHLGAYRDGDRVRIEPLRAASFPVKRDLSVDKKALRLVAKAGKFPVAMKALANGGCISCGACVASCPNGSGQLFVGTMLRELPPLAKDDAERRERSARVIDASEEQFGPCSLLGDCVEVCPAGLPIENLSAVAQENLRNRFPRRSRDAPDPG, from the coding sequence GTGAGCACCTTCTCCCTGACCGTGGACGTGTGGCGCCAGCCCTCCCCGGAGGAGCCCGGGGACTTCACGGCCTACGACGTCCCGGACGCGAGCCCGGACATGACCGTGCTCGAGCTGCTCGACCGGATCAACGCGCAGCTGGAGGCCGCCGGAGAGGACCCGGTGGTCTTCGACGACGGGTGCCGCGAAGGGGTCTGCGGCAAGTGCGGGGTGACGGTCGACGGCGTGGCGCACGGCCCCGAGCGCAACGCCGCGAGCTGCATGCAGCACCTGGGGGCCTACCGGGACGGGGACCGCGTGCGCATCGAGCCGTTGCGGGCGGCGTCCTTCCCGGTCAAGCGGGACCTCTCCGTGGACAAGAAGGCGCTGCGCCTCGTGGCGAAGGCGGGCAAGTTCCCGGTGGCGATGAAAGCCCTGGCCAACGGCGGCTGCATCAGCTGCGGGGCGTGCGTGGCGTCCTGCCCCAACGGGTCCGGCCAGCTGTTCGTGGGCACGATGCTGCGGGAGCTGCCGCCGCTGGCCAAGGACGACGCCGAGCGCCGGGAGCGTTCCGCCCGGGTGATCGACGCCTCCGAGGAGCAGTTCGGGCCCTGCTCCCTGCTCGGCGACTGCGTGGAGGTCTGCCCGGCCGGGCTGCCGATCGAGAACCTCTCCGCGGTGGCGCAGGAGAACCTGCGCAACCGTTTCCCGCGCCGGAGCAGGGACGCCCCGGACCCCGGATGA
- a CDS encoding succinate dehydrogenase has protein sequence MNAVNDSPRPAGTARSAPDGLLPALPNTDLKLAMAASGALFSGYVLVHMLGNLKVYQGAQKFDAYAELLRTAGAPVLPRGTVLWAARGVLAAGLVVHTGAAAVLTARSWAANGTLLPRTGRRPRGRRRSPWTVAKRSMRSTGGVLGLFTLFHVLDLTLGARPAAARGFEHGSAHANLVASLSRPPVAAAYALSMAALAAHLVHGIPEIANDVGVGGDRRFQRRLRIAANAFGAAVAAGNTTIPVAVLTRAVR, from the coding sequence ATGAATGCCGTGAACGACTCCCCCCGCCCCGCAGGCACGGCCCGCTCCGCGCCGGACGGGCTGCTGCCCGCCCTGCCGAACACCGACCTCAAGCTCGCGATGGCCGCCTCCGGCGCCCTGTTCTCGGGCTACGTGCTGGTGCACATGCTGGGGAACCTGAAGGTCTACCAGGGCGCGCAGAAGTTCGACGCCTACGCCGAGCTCCTCCGCACGGCGGGCGCCCCCGTGCTGCCGCGCGGCACGGTGCTCTGGGCGGCCCGCGGCGTGCTCGCAGCCGGCCTCGTGGTCCACACGGGCGCCGCCGCGGTGCTCACCGCGCGGTCCTGGGCGGCGAACGGGACGCTGCTGCCGCGCACCGGCCGGCGTCCGCGGGGCCGTCGTCGCTCCCCGTGGACGGTGGCGAAGCGCTCGATGCGCAGCACGGGCGGCGTGCTCGGGCTGTTCACCCTCTTCCACGTGCTCGACCTGACCCTGGGCGCCCGGCCCGCCGCGGCCCGGGGCTTCGAGCACGGCAGCGCCCACGCCAACCTCGTGGCCAGCCTCTCCCGCCCGCCGGTGGCCGCCGCCTACGCCCTGTCCATGGCGGCGCTGGCCGCCCACCTGGTGCACGGCATCCCGGAGATCGCCAATGACGTGGGCGTGGGCGGTGACCGGCGCTTCCAGCGGCGGCTGCGGATCGCCGCGAACGCGTTCGGCGCCGCGGTGGCCGCCGGCAACACCACGATCCCGGTGGCCGTGCTGACCCGCGCGGTGCGCTGA